In Osmia bicornis bicornis chromosome 10, iOsmBic2.1, whole genome shotgun sequence, one genomic interval encodes:
- the LOC123988186 gene encoding odorant receptor 85c-like isoform X2 yields MRKLRRNSIDYYILPNKIMCSMIGIWPPDEKRTISSKLFTYFRFIFSIMATCTVFVPGLLVIAVNWGDLKILTGVGCVSTTLAQCLFKIIYLVVRREKSCRLYKELRSLWDSTDDPKERQSYEGLAYWARICSIVFYSSGTTTVIIFTVSAVFDYISNERIGNGVSGRHLPFEVWYGMDVTESPRFEIAFVCQFLAALLCAVAICAVDTSCLTTILHVSGQFRLISTWISNIGIEIRCHSINYISDRSGNLATDLIRCIRHHQRLINLVNDVNDLLTPIIFLQLLTSGIEICLSGFAVMSNGSSADIYKFISYLSSMMIQLLLWCWPGEILVQESQEIGYTAYLNVPWYKLPPIYRRQLLLIILRSQKYLIQPLLISLYYVKCKRKKCQNHDNWNL; encoded by the exons ATGAGAAAACTACGAAGGAACTCAATTGACTATTACATACTGCCGAACAAGATCATGTGCAGTATGATTGGAATCTGGCCTCCCGATGAAAAACGCACGATCTCCAGCAAACTATTCACATACTTCCGGTTCATATTCTCTATAATGGCTACCTGTACAGTTTTCGTGCCTGGACTTTTGGTAATTGCGGTGAACTGGGGTGATCTGAAAATTCTGACAG GAGTCGGGTGTGTTTCAACGACCCTTGCGCaatgtttattcaaaataatttatctaGTAGTAAGACGAGAGAAATCATGTAGATTGTATAAAGAATTAAGAAGCCTCTGGGACTCCACTGACGATCCTAAAGAAAGGCAATCTTACGAAGGACTCGCTTACTGGGCACGAATTTGTTCAATCGTCTTCTATTCGTCTGGGACTACGACTGTGATTATTTTCACAGTTTCAGCAGTTTTTGACTATATTAGCAACGAACGTATCGGCAATGGTGTTAGCGGTCGACATTTACCATTTGAAGTCTG GTATGGAATGGATGTCACGGAATCGCCTAGGTTTGAAATCGCGTTTGTTTGTCAATTCCTAGCAGCTTTGCTTTGCGCCGTCGCAATTTGCGCCGTAGATACCTCGTGTCTGACCACGATCCTACACGTATCTGGACAATTCAGATTAATCAGCACGTGGATCAGTAATATTGGGATCGAAATAAGATGCCattctattaattatatatCCGATCGTTCGGGGAATTTGGCAACGGATCTAATCAGGTGTATTCGTCATCATCAACGATTAATAAA TCTGGTGAATGATGTTAATGATCTATTAACCCCCATTATTTTTCTGCAACTCCTCACAAGTGGAATAGAAATTTGTTTAAGCGGATTCGCAGTTATGAGTAATGGTTCAAGCGCcgatatatataaatttatctcTTACTTATCATCGATGATGATACAACTTTTATTATGGTGCTGGCCTGGTGAAATTTTGGTTCAGGAAAGTCAGGAAATAGGATATACAGCTTATCTAAATGTACCATGGTATAAATTACCACCGATTTATAGAAGACAACTTCTACTTATAATCCTCAGATCGCAAAA
- the LOC123988186 gene encoding odorant receptor 67c-like isoform X1: MRKLRRNSIDYYILPNKIMCSMIGIWPPDEKRTISSKLFTYFRFIFSIMATCTVFVPGLLVIAVNWGDLKILTGVGCVSTTLAQCLFKIIYLVVRREKSCRLYKELRSLWDSTDDPKERQSYEGLAYWARICSIVFYSSGTTTVIIFTVSAVFDYISNERIGNGVSGRHLPFEVWYGMDVTESPRFEIAFVCQFLAALLCAVAICAVDTSCLTTILHVSGQFRLISTWISNIGIEIRCHSINYISDRSGNLATDLIRCIRHHQRLINLVNDVNDLLTPIIFLQLLTSGIEICLSGFAVMSNGSSADIYKFISYLSSMMIQLLLWCWPGEILVQESQEIGYTAYLNVPWYKLPPIYRRQLLLIILRSQKYCSISALTFQTLSIHTLTNVFNTAASYFALLRQMQEEEVSKS, translated from the exons ATGAGAAAACTACGAAGGAACTCAATTGACTATTACATACTGCCGAACAAGATCATGTGCAGTATGATTGGAATCTGGCCTCCCGATGAAAAACGCACGATCTCCAGCAAACTATTCACATACTTCCGGTTCATATTCTCTATAATGGCTACCTGTACAGTTTTCGTGCCTGGACTTTTGGTAATTGCGGTGAACTGGGGTGATCTGAAAATTCTGACAG GAGTCGGGTGTGTTTCAACGACCCTTGCGCaatgtttattcaaaataatttatctaGTAGTAAGACGAGAGAAATCATGTAGATTGTATAAAGAATTAAGAAGCCTCTGGGACTCCACTGACGATCCTAAAGAAAGGCAATCTTACGAAGGACTCGCTTACTGGGCACGAATTTGTTCAATCGTCTTCTATTCGTCTGGGACTACGACTGTGATTATTTTCACAGTTTCAGCAGTTTTTGACTATATTAGCAACGAACGTATCGGCAATGGTGTTAGCGGTCGACATTTACCATTTGAAGTCTG GTATGGAATGGATGTCACGGAATCGCCTAGGTTTGAAATCGCGTTTGTTTGTCAATTCCTAGCAGCTTTGCTTTGCGCCGTCGCAATTTGCGCCGTAGATACCTCGTGTCTGACCACGATCCTACACGTATCTGGACAATTCAGATTAATCAGCACGTGGATCAGTAATATTGGGATCGAAATAAGATGCCattctattaattatatatCCGATCGTTCGGGGAATTTGGCAACGGATCTAATCAGGTGTATTCGTCATCATCAACGATTAATAAA TCTGGTGAATGATGTTAATGATCTATTAACCCCCATTATTTTTCTGCAACTCCTCACAAGTGGAATAGAAATTTGTTTAAGCGGATTCGCAGTTATGAGTAATGGTTCAAGCGCcgatatatataaatttatctcTTACTTATCATCGATGATGATACAACTTTTATTATGGTGCTGGCCTGGTGAAATTTTGGTTCAGGAAAGTCAGGAAATAGGATATACAGCTTATCTAAATGTACCATGGTATAAATTACCACCGATTTATAGAAGACAACTTCTACTTATAATCCTCAGATCGCAAAAGTACTGCAGTATTTCGGCATTAACGTTTCAGACATTGTCTATTCATACTTTAACGAAT